A stretch of the Schistocerca serialis cubense isolate TAMUIC-IGC-003099 chromosome 2, iqSchSeri2.2, whole genome shotgun sequence genome encodes the following:
- the LOC126455822 gene encoding uncharacterized protein LOC126455822: MIALGELSQCEHCLHLQLYRDSKDRYKQGHTKASLSLQHFLAIETGFTLDKESNTIAIICQDVTVILAFDTRERLMQWQVKIVNNLGEDQPFLIQITSAPPRAKISPGPARLHVQEQRFCLTSGVPPRLLGFWDISQLRRYGVVEGRFVFEGGSRCGKGEGVHVCVTDQAEEITKVFQMAAQGKITNRRRAVTRNMSVIDSPRRQVHSRASDVDSLQQSFIHNQTMSSDFSGDDFPCPCSRLHRDSSSPFWLSTETSATGLHSGADLDSNFGCGDAMSISDYHQQHQQHHMLHHHHQHSHQLGEVWPSSMVSSSPVGRGAPSSSAATMERCSSCISKLGAASMSRSSTSTTSYPVGGVPFNPAWTMDVVGADGAAAAASSSPCHRHCACARSTASSGCDCMSLSSHGSSGGGGGGGGAPSEYCVPRSWYDRPQSPHLAHQPASLPPLVPPKSPKTPPMAHGFQQAQPTTNAGLPPSVAHPAHPPTARVPPFEACRCQCCPPSRPPKPPQLSPTPTPPPHSPVTDSPSKKKIKKPPMPLPLVTEQPTASSPACACPHHPKVALLKQQHRSEAAGQPVPYENYDVPKSLLGSVQMQEPKEDTRQSDTLNRSSLSTSTTEEYYDTPKSIKDSLASTTEMEITTNQYGNYDVPPSVKTLRKPCGCVIKLSKKSVLVTSLVETTKLVMEHEDPSESAPANCPCQKVMCWAENLMMLPYCRRGNGIENTGVPIQKVKLSGEGKMPVVNTSGEIAIYATVDKSKKSRKHLPSCSQGACTCPRVTAEDAEQNSSQSNYVNVDIEGESSKCSTAGEQQTAGDEFCQMDTNYENIDFAQSLEYYENAKDVLMRAGMNQDASDSGISGATCSQKCEEPSSGEFTTHYGTHEIMVCSKCGHECHAFLSGPMSAGSDGDCRISALTESAEAASANAQDDYLMMEPAKNGSAGPSTGSAGRNHPGYLPMSPVPSGSTAAKNDLLKRAHHRGMCNLSSEKSASIPSLASPITQSADKCCKRSELEYHRVPGAAMMMSPYLKQRLAESDERAHQVVCRKRSSSADSRNPEALEDVNSVIQSKMSPAPVRRVCANAMFHKCDPKTEMISTTETEVSSACDVHKETPQPDGVSSRQKEEAVAASQPGSSDESVPSSRRPSINNCELPISEQPKGSHTAVPASVHIRRSSSVPCKSGNNRDSSSSNDSGVSTGSLKQGGGDFSEFELPLTTSVSAKKHQYSLARHPGYVTNCLHSSLPRRSKSVDPLRDITFQFQKIKVPAKSSSAEAEVPVCPKARGFQSPGGESAVVAPYMDSRSTSSGTSDMSDYIETLSVSSHSSSDVQDALLLGRQATTTLRPRSGKEYQLIDRSILDGDMKQGDKAGHPLRTIGGQYANITPVPEKSESPSPGYMSGSPGQERDDQPLILHNFATK; encoded by the exons GCGCTATGGCGTGGTGGAAGGCCGGTTCGTGTTCGAGGGTGGATCCCGCTGTGGGAAAGGCGAAGGTGTCCACGTGTGCGTCACAGACCAAGCCGAGGAGATCACCAAGGTCTTCCAGATGGCGGCCCAGGGCAAGATCACCAACCGGCGGCGAGCGGTCACCAGGAATATGTCCG TTATCGACAGTCCGAGGAGACAGGTGCATTCCAGGGCTTCCGACGTGGACTCCCTCCAGCAGTCTTTCATTCACAACCAGACAATGTCCAGCGACTTCAGCGGCGACGACTTCCCGTGTCCCTGCAG CCGGCTGCACCGCGACAGCAGCTCCCCCTTCTGGCTGTCAACGGAGACGTCAGCCACGGGCCTACACAGCGGGGCGGACCTGGACAGCAACTTCGGCTGCGGCGACGCCATGTCCATCAGCGACTACcaccagcagcaccagcagcaccacatgctgcaccaccaccaccagcactcgCACCAGCTCGGCGAGGTGTGGCCCAGCTCGATGGTCTCGTCCAGCCCGGTGGGGCGCGGTGCCCCCTCGTCCTCGGCCGCCACCATGGAGCGCTGCTCCAGCTGCATCAGCAAGCTGGGTGCCGCCTCCATGTCGCGCTCCTCCACTTCGACCACCAGCTACCCCGTCGGCGGCGTGCCGTTCAACCCCGCCTGGACGATGGACGTGGTGGGCGCGGACGGCGCGGCGGCTGCCGCCTCCTCGTCGCCGTGCCACCGGCACTGCGCGTGCGCGCGCAGCACCGCCAGCAGCGGCTGCGACTGCATGTCGCTGTCCTCGcacggcagcagcggcggcggcggcgggggcgggggcgcaCCCTCCGAGTACTGCGTGCCGCGCTCCTGGTACGACCGGCCGCAGTCGCCGCACCTCGCCCACCAGCCGGCGTCGCTGCCGCCTCTGGTGCCGCCCAAGAGCCCCAAGACGCCGCCCATGGCGCACGGCTTCCAGCAGGCGCAGCCCACCACCAACGCCGGCCTGCCGCCCAGCGTGGCCCACCCTGCGCACCCACCCACCGCCAGGGTGCCGCCGTTCGAGGCCTGCCGCTGCCAGTGCTGCCCGCCGTCGAGGCCGCCCAAGCCGCCGCAGCTGTCGCCGACGCCCACGCCGCCTCCGCACTCCCCGGTGACGGACTCGCCCAGCAAGAAGAAGATCAAGAAGCCGCCGATGCCGCTGCCGCTGGTGACGGAGCAGCCGACGGCATCCAGTCCCGCCTGCGCCTGCCCGCACCACCCCAAAGTGGCGCTACTCAAGCAGCAGCACAGGTCCGAGGCTGCGGGCCAGCCCGTCCCGTATGAGAACTACGACGTGCCCAAGTCCCTCCTGGGCAGCGTGCAGATGCAG GAGCCGAAAGAAGACACGAGACAAAGTGATACCCTGAACAGATCGTCACTAAGCACAAGTACCACAGAAGAGTATTACGACACTCCGAAGAGCATCAAAGATTCCCTGGCCTCGACGACTGAAATGGAGATCACCACGAACCAGTACGGCAACTACGACGTGCCGCCCAGTGTGAAAACTTTGCGTAAGCCCTGTGGTTGCGTTATCAAGTTGTCCAAGAAGTCTGTCCTGGTCACGTCTTTGGTCGAGACGACCAAACTCGTCATGGAACACGAAGATCCGTCAGAGAGCGCTCCTGCCAACTGCCCTTGCCAGAAAGTGATGTGTTGGGCGGAGAACCTAATGATGTTGCCCTACTGCAGGCGTGGCAACGGCATTGAGAACACTGGTGTTCCTATACAGAAGGTGAAACTGAGTGGCGAGGGCAAGATGCCAGTTGTCAACACGAGCGGAGAGATAGCTATCTACGCGACTGTGGATAAGTCCAAGAAGAGCAGGAAACACTTACCATCCTGCAGCCAGGGGGCTTGTACATGTCCCCGAGTGACAGCGGAAGACGCAGAGCAGAATTCTTCCCAGTCGAACTACGTGAATGTCGATATAGAGGGAGAGAGTTCGAAGTGTTCTACTGCTGGCGAGCAACAGACAGCTGGAGACGAATTCTGCCAAATGGATACGAATTATGAAAATATTGACTTTGCCCAGTCACTGGAGTACTACGAGAATGCCAAAGACGTGCTGATGAGGGCAGGTATGAATCAGGACGCCTCAGATAGTGGAATTTCTGGCGCCACATGTTCGCAGAAGTGTGAAGAGCCCTCCTCGGGGGAATTCACGACACACTACGGCACTCACGAGATCATGGTGTGCAGTAAGTGTGGCCACGAGTGTCACGCTTTCCTGTCTGGCCCAATGAGTGCGGGAAGTGACGGAGACTGCCGTATTTCAGCACTGACCGAGAGTGCAGAAGCAGCAAGTGCTAACGCGCAAGACGATTACCTGATGATGGAACCTGCAAAGAACGGTTCAGCGGGACCGAGCACCGGATCAGCAGGTAGAAACCACCCGGGTTATCTCCCGATGTCTCCAGTACCTAGCGGATCCACTGCTGCAAAGAATGATCTGCTCAAGCGCGCTCACCATAGAGGCATGTGCAACTTGTCCAGTGAAAAGTCCGCTAGCATCCCCAGTCTGGCCAGCCCAATAACTCAGTCTGCGGACAAATGCTGTAAGAGGTCGGAGTTGGAGTACCACAGAGTACCTGGCGCAGCCATGATGATGAGCCCGTACCTAAAGCAGCGGCTTGCCGAATCCGACGAGCGGGCACACCAAGTGGTTTGCAGGAAACGATCGAGTTCCGCGGATTCGAGAAACCCAGAGGCCCTAGAAGACGTGAACAGCGTTATTCAGTCAAAGATGTCACCGGCTCCAGTGAGGAGAGTGTGCGCGAACGCTATGTTCCACAAATGCGATCCAAAGACTGAAATGATTTCCACTACAGAGACTGAAGTCTCATCGGCATGTGACGTTCACAAAGAAACTCCGCAACCTGATGGCGTCTCATCCAGACAAAAGGAAGAGGCAGTTGCAGCAAGCCAGCCAGGGAGCTCCGATGAATCCGTGCCCAGCTCTCGCCGACCCAGCATTAACAACTGTGAGCTGCCAATATCGGAACAACCCAAGGGATCTCACACTGCGGTACCAGCTTCAGTCCACATTCGTCGGTCGTCGAGCGTCCCTTGCAAGTCCGGAAATAACCGCGACTCGTCCAGCTCCAATGATTCTGGCGTCTCCACCGGTTCTCTGAAACAAGGAGGAGGTGACTTTTCCGAATTTGAGCTGCCCCTGACGACGTCCGTGTCAGCGAAGAAGCACCAGTACAGCTTAGCTAGGCATCCTGGCTATGTCACCAACTGCTTGCACTCCTCGTTACCGAGGAGATCCAAGTCAGTGGATCCTCTCAGAGACATCACCTTCCAGTTCCAAAAGATTAAAGTTCCAGCCAagtcttcttcggcggaggctgaaGTTCCAGTATGTCCGAAAGCTAGAG GCTTCCAGAGTCCGGGCGGCGAGAGCGCCGTGGTTGCGCCCTACATGGACTCTCGCAGTACCAGTAGCGGCACATCTGACATGTCCGACTACATCGAGACTCTGTCGGTCTCCTCTCACAGCTCCTCTGACGTCCAGGACGCTCTACT ATTGGGAAGACAAGCCACAACAACGCTGAGGCCGAGGTCTGGAAAGGAATATCAGCTAATCGACCGGTCGATACTTGACGGCGACATGAAG CAGGGCGATAAAGCTGGCCACCCACTTCGCACCATCGGCGGGCAGTACGCCAACATCACCCCGGTGCCAGAGAAGTCCGAATCGCCCTCGCCTGGATACATGAGCGGCTCTCCAGGCCAGGAACGGGACGACCAGCCTCTCATCTTGCACAACTTCGCAACAAAGTAG